The Carnobacterium mobile DSM 4848 genome includes a window with the following:
- the rnc gene encoding ribonuclease III: MNESFLKEIKRKYDITFQNTAYLEEAFTHSSYVNEHRNQHLKDNERIEFLGDAVLELIISRYLFEHYPKLPEGKLTKLRAAIVCEASLSLFAKECGFDRYIRLGKGEERMDGRKRPALLCDLFESFIGALYLDQGIDSVLAFLKQTIFPKIQSGAFSHVMDHKTNLQEYLQKKGEITIDYRLVEEVGPAHQKMFVVEVSAEGQVLGQGQGKTKKAAEQVAAENALLILEDK, from the coding sequence ATGAATGAATCATTTTTAAAAGAGATCAAAAGAAAATATGATATTACATTTCAAAATACTGCCTATTTAGAAGAAGCTTTCACGCATTCATCATATGTGAATGAGCACAGGAACCAACATTTAAAAGATAACGAACGAATCGAATTTCTGGGAGATGCGGTATTGGAATTAATCATTTCAAGGTATTTATTTGAGCATTATCCAAAACTGCCCGAAGGCAAATTAACTAAACTAAGAGCTGCAATTGTTTGTGAAGCAAGTTTAAGCTTATTTGCAAAAGAATGCGGCTTTGACCGTTATATACGTTTAGGCAAAGGCGAAGAACGAATGGATGGTCGTAAAAGACCAGCTTTGCTTTGCGATTTATTCGAATCTTTTATTGGAGCTTTATATTTGGATCAAGGGATCGACAGTGTGTTGGCTTTTTTGAAACAAACTATTTTCCCTAAAATTCAATCCGGTGCTTTCTCACATGTGATGGATCACAAAACAAATTTACAAGAATATTTACAAAAAAAAGGCGAAATTACCATTGATTACCGTTTAGTTGAAGAAGTTGGTCCGGCTCATCAAAAAATGTTTGTTGTTGAGGTCAGTGCAGAAGGCCAAGTACTGGGGCAAGGACAAG
- a CDS encoding acyl carrier protein, translated as MSKNETFEKIKKIIVERFGIDEEKVTNEMTFKDDLGADSLDIVELVMELEDVFGTEISDDDAENISSVGDAVDYIEANLN; from the coding sequence TTGTCAAAAAACGAAACTTTTGAAAAAATAAAAAAAATAATCGTTGAACGTTTTGGAATAGACGAAGAAAAAGTGACCAATGAAATGACATTTAAAGATGATTTAGGTGCAGACTCACTAGATATCGTAGAATTAGTCATGGAATTAGAAGACGTTTTTGGAACAGAAATTTCTGATGATGATGCAGAAAATATCTCTTCAGTTGGAGACGCAGTAGATTACATCGAAGCTAACTTAAACTAA
- the plsX gene encoding phosphate acyltransferase PlsX: MRIAVDAMGGDNAPKAIVEGVVLAAKEFKEMEFILYGNETAIKQYLTGEPNIKIVHTDEKINSEDDPVRSVRRKKNASMVLAAQAVKNKEADALFSAGNTGALLTAGLLIIGRIKGIDRPGLLVTMPVITEAEKTFNLMDVGANADTKPENIHQYAILGSEYAKFVQGISNPTVGLLNNGTEENKGNDITKRAHQLLKAEPSINFIGNVEARELLSGVADVVVTDGYTGNAVLKTIEGTALSMMQLLKKAVYDNGPKAKVGGLLLKDSLSGMKDVLDYSKHGGSVLFGVKAPVVKTHGSTGKEAVYYTIKQIHEMLASKVIDDLVNQFEAKQADLDNLEG, from the coding sequence ATGAGAATTGCAGTAGATGCAATGGGCGGAGATAACGCTCCTAAAGCAATAGTAGAGGGAGTCGTGTTAGCAGCCAAGGAATTCAAGGAGATGGAATTCATTTTATATGGAAATGAAACAGCCATCAAACAGTACTTAACAGGTGAACCTAATATTAAAATTGTGCATACAGATGAAAAAATAAACAGTGAAGATGATCCTGTTCGCTCAGTACGACGCAAGAAAAATGCTTCAATGGTTTTAGCTGCGCAAGCCGTAAAAAACAAAGAAGCAGATGCTCTTTTTTCAGCAGGTAATACAGGAGCACTATTGACAGCAGGATTGCTGATCATCGGACGCATCAAAGGAATCGACCGCCCTGGTTTATTGGTAACAATGCCAGTCATTACAGAAGCAGAAAAGACGTTTAATTTAATGGATGTTGGAGCAAATGCGGATACTAAACCAGAGAATATTCACCAATATGCCATCTTAGGGAGTGAGTATGCTAAGTTTGTCCAAGGTATTTCCAACCCTACTGTTGGTTTATTGAATAATGGAACAGAAGAAAATAAAGGAAATGACATCACTAAAAGAGCGCATCAATTATTGAAGGCTGAGCCAAGTATTAACTTTATTGGCAATGTGGAGGCGCGTGAATTGTTAAGCGGCGTAGCGGATGTTGTTGTAACAGATGGGTATACTGGAAATGCTGTGTTAAAAACAATTGAAGGAACGGCATTATCCATGATGCAATTGCTGAAAAAAGCGGTGTATGATAATGGACCAAAGGCTAAAGTAGGCGGTCTTTTGTTGAAAGATAGTTTATCCGGCATGAAAGATGTGCTGGATTACTCTAAACATGGGGGATCAGTTTTATTTGGAGTCAAAGCACCTGTGGTTAAAACACACGGTTCTACTGGAAAAGAAGCAGTTTATTATACTATTAAGCAAATTCATGAAATGTTGGCTTCAAAAGTAATTGATGACCTTGTCAATCAGTTTGAAGCTAAACAAGCAGATTTGGATAATTTAGAAGGATAA
- the recG gene encoding ATP-dependent DNA helicase RecG — MGKSIYDPVSVLPSVGEKRLEALHQLGIFTILDLLSHYPFRYEDIQEKNLLEIEDQEKVTLKGNVVSEAVVSRFGPKKNRLSFRLVIDHAVISITFFNQPYLKSKIIAGEELAVFGKWDAKRKSLTGIKILGTASANQDGGDFESIYRTNKGIKQKTLFDLVTKAYQEYHELIPETLPDFLRKKYRLVSHQAAIYGMHFPATEEQTRQARREVIFEEFLLYQLKLQSLRKKQTASGHGTQIKYDVADLRRFIKTLPFELTTAQKRVVNEICNDLKEARHMHRLLQGDVGSGKTIVAAIALFAAANAGYQSALMIPTEILAEQHMESLSQLFDPLEVRIALLTGSTKAKERRILLEELATGQLDVIIGTHALIQEDVHFANLGLVITDEQHRFGVNQRKTLRSKGKEPDVLFMTATPIPRTLAITTYGEMDVSVIDELPAGRIPIETIWTRPKNFEGTLEFIERQLQAGSQAYVICPLIEESESLDVKNATDIYNNLSSYYATRYRVGLLHGKMKPAEKEAIMQEFKENKLQVLVSTTVIEVGVNVPNATTMVIYDADRFGLSQLHQLRGRVGRGHKESYCILVANPKSETGIERMKIMTETNDGFILSEKDLELRGSGDLFGSKQSGLPDFKVGDIIGDFGALEAAREEATALVNQPDFLTNPAYHELRQAIGLENLTGVNFN; from the coding sequence ATGGGGAAATCAATTTATGATCCAGTGTCTGTTCTTCCTTCTGTAGGTGAAAAGCGGCTTGAAGCATTACACCAATTGGGTATCTTTACTATTCTAGATTTGCTTTCGCATTATCCATTTCGATATGAAGACATTCAAGAAAAAAATTTATTAGAAATAGAAGATCAAGAAAAAGTTACCTTGAAAGGGAATGTGGTTTCTGAAGCAGTAGTAAGTCGTTTTGGTCCTAAAAAAAACCGTTTATCTTTTCGACTAGTAATTGACCATGCTGTTATTTCAATTACTTTTTTTAACCAACCTTATTTAAAAAGTAAAATTATTGCAGGGGAAGAATTAGCAGTTTTTGGGAAATGGGATGCCAAGCGAAAAAGTCTGACAGGCATCAAGATACTCGGGACAGCTTCTGCAAATCAAGATGGCGGGGATTTCGAATCTATTTACCGTACAAATAAAGGAATCAAACAAAAAACACTGTTCGATTTGGTCACAAAAGCGTACCAAGAATACCACGAGCTGATACCGGAAACGCTGCCGGATTTTTTAAGAAAGAAGTACCGACTGGTTTCTCATCAAGCCGCAATTTATGGAATGCATTTTCCTGCAACAGAAGAACAAACGAGACAAGCTAGAAGAGAAGTTATTTTTGAAGAGTTTTTATTGTATCAGCTTAAATTACAAAGTTTACGAAAAAAACAAACAGCAAGCGGACACGGGACACAAATTAAGTATGATGTAGCAGACTTACGCCGCTTTATAAAAACACTGCCTTTTGAATTAACTACGGCCCAAAAAAGAGTCGTTAATGAAATTTGTAATGATTTGAAAGAAGCAAGACATATGCACCGGTTATTACAAGGAGATGTGGGCAGTGGAAAAACAATTGTAGCGGCTATTGCATTATTTGCTGCTGCCAATGCAGGGTACCAATCGGCATTGATGATTCCAACTGAGATTTTAGCTGAACAACATATGGAAAGTTTAAGCCAATTATTTGATCCTTTAGAAGTTCGAATAGCCTTATTGACAGGCTCAACCAAAGCAAAAGAGCGGCGTATTCTTTTAGAAGAATTGGCTACAGGTCAGTTAGATGTTATCATTGGCACTCATGCGTTGATTCAAGAAGATGTTCATTTTGCAAATCTAGGATTAGTGATTACAGACGAGCAACATCGTTTTGGGGTAAATCAAAGAAAAACGTTGCGAAGCAAAGGCAAAGAACCTGATGTTTTATTCATGACCGCAACGCCTATACCCAGGACATTAGCCATCACGACTTATGGTGAAATGGATGTTTCCGTTATTGATGAATTGCCTGCTGGTCGTATTCCTATTGAAACGATATGGACGAGACCTAAAAATTTTGAAGGAACCTTAGAGTTCATAGAACGACAATTACAAGCAGGGTCACAAGCCTATGTAATTTGTCCTTTGATTGAAGAGTCTGAAAGTCTAGATGTTAAGAATGCTACAGACATTTATAATAATCTTTCTTCTTACTACGCAACGCGCTACCGGGTAGGTTTGCTGCATGGTAAAATGAAGCCGGCCGAAAAAGAAGCCATTATGCAAGAGTTCAAAGAAAATAAATTACAGGTCCTGGTTTCAACTACCGTGATCGAAGTTGGAGTGAATGTGCCGAATGCTACGACAATGGTGATTTACGATGCTGATCGATTTGGCTTATCTCAATTGCACCAATTGAGAGGAAGAGTCGGAAGAGGGCATAAAGAATCTTATTGTATTTTAGTGGCCAATCCAAAAAGTGAAACTGGGATTGAGCGAATGAAGATTATGACGGAAACAAACGATGGTTTTATTTTAAGCGAAAAAGATTTAGAATTAAGAGGTTCAGGAGATCTATTTGGATCCAAGCAATCTGGTTTGCCTGATTTTAAAGTTGGCGACATTATTGGTGATTTTGGTGCTTTGGAAGCTGCGAGAGAAGAAGCGACAGCATTAGTCAACCAACCTGACTTTTTAACGAATCCTGCCTATCATGAATTACGACAGGCTATTGGATTAGAAAATTTAACGGGAGTCAACTTTAACTAA
- a CDS encoding DAK2 domain-containing protein, with the protein MNVTKLEGKQFRKMVSVGAKRLDTNAEYVNSLNVFPVPDGDTGTNMNLSLASGVKSIDNTTSDHIDQLAAALSKGLLMGARGNSGVILSQLFRGFGKAIEGKETLTAKEFAAAFTNGVQTAYKAVMKPVEGTILTVARESAKAGEKQAKTTENIVEVMEAIVREAKKSLDRTPDLLPVLKEVGVVDSGGQGLLFIYEGFLEVLSGKISEVEVYQPSPQEMTEMVNAEHHRSVSNHIATEDIKYGYCTEIMVKIGEGETVKQEFDYDTFRNHLNEIGDSLLVVSDDEIVKVHVHTEQPGEVMNYGQEFGSLVKIKVDNMRLQHETILENEEAHADHTASAEKKPYGVIAVAAGEGVQSLFKSLGVNYVISGGQTMNPSTEDILKAIEAIHAEKVIILPNNKNIFMAADQAAEVSELPVVVVPSRTVSQGMSAMLAFNELNDLETNKKEMSAELENVISGQITTAVRDTEIEGISIKKDDYMGIIDGKIKVSTTNRKEAVLDTLKKMISEDSEIVTILLGEGADMTEAEAIAAEISQDYPDVEVEIHEGQQPVYPYLLSVE; encoded by the coding sequence GTGAATGTTACAAAGTTAGAAGGGAAGCAATTCCGCAAAATGGTTTCAGTAGGAGCCAAACGGTTGGATACAAATGCAGAATATGTTAACTCTTTAAATGTTTTTCCTGTTCCAGATGGAGACACAGGAACAAATATGAATTTATCATTAGCTAGTGGAGTTAAATCGATAGACAATACGACTTCAGATCATATCGATCAATTAGCTGCGGCTCTATCAAAAGGATTATTAATGGGAGCCCGGGGAAATTCTGGAGTAATTTTATCTCAATTGTTCAGAGGGTTTGGAAAAGCAATTGAAGGTAAAGAAACGTTAACAGCAAAAGAGTTTGCTGCTGCTTTTACAAATGGAGTCCAAACCGCTTATAAAGCTGTAATGAAACCAGTTGAAGGAACCATTTTAACTGTGGCGCGTGAATCAGCAAAAGCTGGTGAAAAGCAAGCTAAGACCACTGAGAATATCGTTGAAGTGATGGAAGCCATCGTACGCGAAGCTAAAAAATCTCTAGATAGAACTCCTGATTTATTACCAGTCTTAAAAGAAGTAGGCGTTGTCGATAGTGGCGGACAAGGACTACTATTTATTTATGAAGGATTTTTAGAAGTATTATCTGGAAAAATTAGTGAAGTGGAAGTTTATCAACCATCTCCTCAGGAAATGACAGAAATGGTAAATGCTGAACACCATCGCAGTGTTTCTAATCATATTGCAACAGAAGACATCAAATATGGCTACTGTACTGAAATTATGGTTAAAATAGGTGAAGGAGAAACAGTTAAGCAAGAGTTCGATTATGACACTTTCCGTAATCATCTAAATGAAATAGGTGATTCTCTTTTAGTTGTCTCTGATGACGAAATTGTCAAAGTTCATGTCCATACTGAACAACCAGGAGAGGTAATGAATTATGGACAAGAATTCGGCTCATTAGTAAAAATTAAAGTAGACAACATGCGGTTACAACATGAAACTATTTTAGAAAATGAAGAAGCTCATGCTGATCATACAGCTTCTGCTGAGAAAAAACCTTATGGTGTGATAGCTGTTGCTGCAGGCGAAGGTGTTCAAAGCCTGTTTAAGAGCTTAGGTGTCAATTATGTTATCAGCGGTGGCCAAACAATGAATCCTAGTACCGAAGATATCTTAAAAGCCATTGAAGCCATTCATGCTGAAAAAGTCATCATTTTACCAAACAACAAAAATATTTTTATGGCTGCTGATCAAGCTGCAGAAGTTAGTGAATTACCTGTTGTTGTGGTGCCTAGCAGAACCGTTTCTCAAGGAATGTCTGCTATGTTAGCCTTTAATGAGCTGAATGATTTAGAAACAAACAAAAAAGAAATGAGTGCAGAGTTGGAAAATGTCATCAGTGGACAAATCACAACTGCTGTTCGAGACACTGAAATTGAAGGAATCAGCATTAAGAAAGACGATTATATGGGAATCATTGACGGGAAAATCAAAGTGTCCACAACCAATCGTAAAGAAGCTGTGCTAGATACGCTTAAGAAAATGATTTCTGAAGATAGTGAAATCGTTACGATTTTATTAGGCGAAGGAGCAGATATGACTGAAGCAGAAGCAATTGCTGCTGAAATCAGCCAAGACTATCCAGACGTAGAAGTAGAGATACATGAAGGACAGCAACCTGTTTATCCTTATTTGCTTTCAGTAGAGTAA
- a CDS encoding Asp23/Gls24 family envelope stress response protein translates to MAVKIKTQFGVIDISNEVIATVVGGAATEIFGIVGMASKNQIRDNLNDILKKENYSRGVVVRQEDNNVMVDVYIVVSYGTKISEVSRNVQERVKYDLETMLGISADAVNVYVQGVRVLKD, encoded by the coding sequence ATGGCAGTTAAAATCAAAACACAATTTGGCGTTATTGATATTTCAAACGAAGTAATTGCAACAGTTGTAGGAGGAGCCGCAACTGAGATCTTTGGAATTGTTGGTATGGCAAGTAAAAACCAAATTCGTGATAATTTAAATGATATACTTAAAAAAGAAAATTATTCGCGCGGCGTAGTTGTTCGACAAGAAGACAATAACGTAATGGTGGATGTTTATATTGTTGTTAGTTACGGAACAAAAATTTCTGAAGTGAGCCGTAATGTACAAGAAAGAGTGAAATATGATTTAGAAACCATGCTGGGCATATCTGCTGATGCAGTAAATGTTTATGTGCAAGGGGTACGTGTTTTAAAAGACTAA
- the rpmB gene encoding 50S ribosomal protein L28 has product MAKVCVVTGRKAKSGNNRSHALNKTKRTWGANLQKVRILVDGKPKKVWVSARALKSGKVERV; this is encoded by the coding sequence ATGGCTAAAGTATGTGTCGTAACAGGACGTAAAGCAAAAAGTGGTAACAACCGTTCTCACGCTTTAAACAAAACAAAACGTACATGGGGTGCTAACTTACAAAAAGTTCGCATTTTAGTTGATGGAAAACCTAAAAAAGTTTGGGTTTCTGCTCGCGCTCTTAAATCAGGTAAAGTTGAACGCGTGTAA
- a CDS encoding thiamine diphosphokinase gives MVEIAILVGGPEMTLPDLNKLNRDGLLWIGVDRGAVRLLELGIKPYIALGDFDSVSKDEFEWIKKEVKDVRRFKAEKDSTDTEIAVEAAFTEFVPEKVTIYGATGGRLDHLLNNLWLVFQPKVRPHLAKLQISDRQNSISYYQPGIYELKKEEDKKYLAFICLTAVEKLTLFDAKYQLKEADFAYPTSLASNEFVSDTTLFSFQTGLIAVIQSKD, from the coding sequence ATGGTTGAAATAGCGATCCTGGTTGGAGGACCGGAAATGACGCTTCCTGATCTCAATAAGCTGAATCGCGATGGGCTTCTTTGGATTGGTGTTGATCGGGGAGCAGTGAGATTATTGGAATTAGGGATTAAACCGTACATTGCTTTAGGGGATTTTGATTCTGTTTCTAAAGACGAGTTCGAGTGGATAAAAAAAGAAGTTAAAGATGTTCGCCGTTTTAAAGCGGAAAAGGATTCCACGGATACGGAAATTGCTGTAGAAGCGGCTTTTACTGAATTTGTTCCAGAAAAGGTGACGATCTATGGAGCAACTGGCGGAAGATTGGATCATCTATTGAATAATTTATGGCTGGTTTTTCAACCGAAAGTGCGGCCGCATCTTGCAAAGTTACAGATTTCTGATCGTCAAAATAGTATTTCTTACTATCAACCAGGGATATACGAGTTAAAAAAAGAAGAAGATAAAAAATACTTGGCTTTTATTTGTCTGACAGCTGTTGAAAAGCTGACTTTGTTTGATGCCAAATACCAATTGAAAGAAGCAGATTTTGCTTACCCCACTTCATTAGCTAGTAATGAATTTGTATCAGATACCACTCTTTTTTCATTTCAAACGGGTTTAATTGCAGTCATTCAAAGTAAAGATTAA
- the rpe gene encoding ribulose-phosphate 3-epimerase, whose translation MKIAPSILSADFANLERDIQVVEAGGADYIHVDVMDGHFVPNLTFGPNIVSAIRPITKLPLDCHLMIEDPEKYIEAFAKAGADIITVHVESTHHIHRAIQLIKTQGVKAGVVINPGTPVEAIMPVLDEVDMVLVMTVNPGFGGQSFIKGAVNKITQLTELKKDKGYHYEIEVDGGIIPETAKLCKAAGASVFVAGSYIYGADQPSEQIKALKEALC comes from the coding sequence ATGAAAATAGCGCCATCAATTTTAAGTGCAGATTTTGCCAATTTAGAAAGAGATATACAAGTCGTTGAAGCAGGAGGGGCAGACTACATCCATGTTGATGTAATGGATGGACACTTTGTGCCTAATTTAACTTTTGGACCCAATATTGTTTCAGCTATTCGTCCTATTACAAAATTACCTTTGGATTGTCATTTGATGATTGAAGATCCTGAAAAGTATATTGAAGCTTTTGCTAAAGCAGGTGCAGATATTATTACGGTTCATGTTGAAAGTACTCATCACATCCATCGTGCTATTCAACTTATCAAAACTCAAGGGGTTAAAGCGGGTGTTGTGATCAATCCGGGAACGCCTGTAGAAGCAATCATGCCGGTTTTAGATGAGGTCGATATGGTATTGGTGATGACGGTTAATCCCGGTTTTGGCGGGCAAAGTTTCATCAAAGGGGCAGTAAATAAAATTACCCAATTAACTGAATTGAAGAAAGACAAAGGCTACCATTATGAAATAGAAGTGGACGGCGGCATTATTCCTGAAACAGCGAAACTATGTAAAGCTGCAGGAGCAAGCGTTTTTGTTGCCGGTTCGTATATTTATGGAGCTGATCAACCGTCAGAGCAGATAAAAGCATTGAAAGAAGCGCTTTGTTAA
- the rsgA gene encoding ribosome small subunit-dependent GTPase A, with amino-acid sequence MTKGQIRKALSGFYYVYVDGETYQTRGRGNFRKRKLTPMVGDYVEFESSSKEDGILKELLPRKNELIRPTVANVDLGVIIMSAIEPDFSTNLLDRFLVTLEHKAIEAVIYITKTDLLTEQALEKMVSLKKQYQAIGYPVILPTIEGNEQSKKELTRYFSNRLTVFIGQSGAGKSTLLNQIAPELNLETGKISMSLGRGKHTTRHVELIPLYQGLVADTPGFSSVDFLEIEADQLPELFPEFVEAQDRCRFRGCMHRKEPGCQVQKEVGEGLIQEYRYQHYLQFLEEIESRKPKYTKKEK; translated from the coding sequence GTGACAAAAGGACAAATTAGAAAAGCATTAAGCGGATTTTATTATGTTTATGTTGATGGAGAAACCTATCAAACGCGTGGCAGAGGGAATTTTAGAAAACGCAAACTAACTCCAATGGTAGGCGATTACGTAGAGTTCGAGAGCAGCAGTAAAGAAGATGGCATTCTCAAAGAGTTGTTGCCGCGTAAAAATGAATTGATACGACCGACAGTGGCAAATGTTGATTTGGGAGTTATTATCATGTCAGCGATCGAACCTGACTTCTCAACCAATTTGCTCGATCGTTTTTTAGTAACCCTAGAGCATAAAGCAATTGAAGCAGTTATTTACATTACGAAAACGGATTTATTAACTGAACAAGCATTAGAAAAAATGGTTTCTTTAAAAAAGCAGTACCAAGCTATTGGGTATCCAGTCATTCTGCCAACTATTGAGGGCAATGAGCAGTCTAAAAAAGAGTTGACCCGTTACTTTTCGAATCGCTTAACTGTTTTTATCGGTCAATCCGGTGCAGGGAAATCTACGTTGTTAAATCAAATTGCTCCTGAATTGAATTTGGAGACGGGGAAGATTTCTATGTCGCTTGGCAGAGGAAAGCACACGACGCGTCATGTGGAATTGATTCCATTGTATCAAGGACTGGTAGCGGATACGCCAGGATTTAGTTCAGTTGATTTTTTGGAGATAGAAGCAGACCAATTGCCTGAATTATTTCCAGAATTTGTAGAAGCACAAGACCGTTGTCGCTTCAGAGGATGCATGCACCGCAAAGAACCTGGCTGTCAAGTTCAAAAAGAAGTTGGAGAAGGCCTCATTCAAGAGTATCGTTATCAGCATTATTTACAATTTTTAGAAGAAATTGAAAGTCGAAAACCAAAATACACAAAAAAAGAAAAGTGA
- the pknB gene encoding Stk1 family PASTA domain-containing Ser/Thr kinase encodes MEIGRKLNGRYKITGTVGGGGMAHVYLAHDLILDRDVAVKVLRYDFRDDQDTIRRFKREALAATEMVHPNIVSVYDIGEEDNNQYIVMEYVKGTDLKKYIHNHFPIPYQKVIDIMDQVLSAVATAHHNRIIHRDLKPQNILIDEDGVVKITDFGIAVALSQTSITQTNSLLGSVHYLSPEQARGGMATNQSDIYSLGIILYELLTGHVPFDGESAVSIALKHFQESVPFVKEYDQRIPQALENVVLKATAKEVADRYRTVHEMQNDLATSLLPQRSNEPKFVPASMLENTKVLEPIKPKEAVVTDSSLAESKELPEKGTETNKDEIKNEKKPKNKKAKALWLTLLGLFLVGAIVFAVLVFSSPKDISVPDLTGMTKNEATKALSAYNLALGDVVEEANNEVEKGLVIRTDPKTGATIKEDSTVDLLVSSGKETVAFSDYTGKSYEEVRAQLIEQKFTVKRVDESSDTVEAGLILSQDIDEDEEVIPEETTITFTVSTGKAGFEMRDLSGYSEKGVQDYVDDNNLNVTITKEYSNDIADGQVISQEPTAGEILYGGSNISVVISQGPEEIPLKTFTKKVEIPYKKSEEKVSSSISTGESTEMQLVPNSITVYIDDEEHKLGTIYQQFEISENTEIEIPFVLQEGKKGSYRIIRDGEMIEENTEVTP; translated from the coding sequence ATGGAGATTGGTAGAAAACTAAACGGCCGCTATAAGATTACAGGAACTGTTGGCGGTGGAGGTATGGCTCACGTATACTTAGCACATGATTTAATTTTAGATCGGGATGTAGCAGTTAAAGTTTTGCGCTATGATTTCCGAGACGACCAAGATACTATCCGTCGATTTAAGCGTGAAGCACTTGCGGCAACTGAGATGGTCCATCCTAATATTGTAAGTGTTTATGATATTGGAGAAGAAGACAACAATCAATACATTGTGATGGAATATGTTAAAGGAACGGATTTAAAAAAATATATTCATAACCATTTCCCGATTCCTTACCAAAAAGTAATTGATATTATGGATCAGGTGTTATCCGCAGTAGCTACTGCACATCACAATCGCATTATTCACCGAGATTTAAAACCGCAAAATATTTTGATTGATGAAGATGGAGTAGTGAAGATTACTGATTTTGGGATCGCTGTGGCATTGTCTCAAACGTCTATTACTCAAACGAATTCTCTTTTGGGCTCGGTTCACTATCTCTCGCCAGAACAAGCACGTGGCGGAATGGCTACTAATCAATCAGATATTTATTCTTTGGGTATTATCCTGTATGAATTATTGACAGGTCATGTTCCCTTTGATGGAGAATCAGCAGTTTCAATCGCTTTGAAACATTTCCAAGAAAGTGTTCCTTTTGTAAAAGAATATGATCAACGGATACCGCAAGCTTTAGAAAATGTGGTCTTGAAAGCTACCGCTAAAGAAGTGGCAGATCGTTACCGTACTGTACATGAAATGCAGAATGATTTGGCAACGTCTTTGTTACCGCAAAGAAGCAATGAGCCTAAATTTGTTCCAGCCAGCATGTTGGAAAATACAAAAGTACTAGAGCCGATCAAACCAAAAGAAGCAGTTGTAACAGACAGTTCTTTAGCCGAATCGAAAGAATTGCCAGAAAAAGGAACAGAGACAAACAAAGATGAAATAAAAAACGAGAAAAAACCAAAAAATAAAAAAGCTAAGGCTCTATGGCTGACTTTATTGGGGTTGTTTTTAGTAGGGGCAATTGTATTTGCTGTACTAGTGTTTAGCAGTCCTAAAGATATTAGTGTGCCTGATTTAACGGGTATGACAAAAAACGAGGCGACTAAAGCCTTATCAGCCTATAATTTGGCCTTAGGAGACGTTGTTGAAGAAGCTAATAATGAAGTTGAAAAAGGATTAGTTATTCGTACGGATCCTAAAACAGGGGCAACGATCAAAGAGGACTCTACAGTCGATTTACTGGTTAGTTCAGGAAAAGAGACAGTGGCCTTTTCAGATTATACTGGCAAATCATATGAAGAAGTTCGTGCGCAATTAATTGAACAAAAATTTACAGTTAAACGAGTAGATGAAAGCAGTGATACCGTGGAAGCTGGCTTGATCCTTTCTCAAGATATTGACGAAGATGAAGAGGTTATTCCTGAGGAAACGACAATCACATTTACTGTCAGTACGGGGAAAGCTGGCTTTGAAATGCGAGATCTGAGCGGCTATTCCGAAAAAGGAGTACAAGATTACGTAGATGACAACAATTTGAATGTAACGATCACGAAAGAATATTCTAATGATATAGCAGATGGACAAGTCATTTCACAAGAACCAACTGCCGGTGAGATTCTATACGGAGGTTCGAATATTTCTGTGGTGATTTCACAAGGGCCTGAAGAAATTCCTTTAAAAACATTTACAAAAAAGGTTGAGATTCCTTATAAAAAATCGGAAGAAAAAGTTTCTTCATCTATCAGTACTGGAGAAAGTACAGAAATGCAGCTAGTTCCTAACTCAATCACTGTTTATATTGATGATGAAGAGCATAAGTTGGGCACAATTTATCAACAATTTGAAATATCCGAAAATACAGAAATAGAAATACCTTTTGTTTTACAAGAAGGGAAAAAAGGAAGTTACCGCATTATCAGAGATGGAGAAATGATTGAAGAAAACACAGAAGTAACACCCTAA